GAAGGCGGGGACGTACGCGCTGTTCCTCGAGCTCGCGCGGACCGGCCCGTGGACGTGGATCGTCTCGAGCGCGCCGGGCTGGGGCGCGTTCCAGTACGACTCGAGCGACGTCGTGCTCCGCGTCCCCGCGCCGCCGCAGGACGCGCCGTTCACCGAGTTCCTCACCTACGGGTTCGACGACCGGCTGCCTAACGCCGCGACGGCGTACCTGCAGTGGGAGACCAAGCGCGTCCCGCTCCGCATCGACGTGCCGAACGTGAACGAGCTGTACGCCGCGCAGATGGGGCGCGACCTGCGCGGGTGGCCGGGCTTCGACTACCGCAGCTGGCAGGCGGCCGCGCAGTTCGCCGCCGACCACCGGGTGCACCTCGACGAGGCGCTCGTGTGGGCCAACCGCGCGATCGCCGAGCCGTTCCGCAACGCGGCGGCCGGCCGCGCGGACTTCTCGACGCTGCAGACGAAGGCGGCGGTGCTCACCGCGATGGGGCGCATCGCGGACGCCGACACGCTGATGGATCGCGCGATCCGCCTCCCCGACACGGACGTGCGCGCGGTGCACCAGTACGGCATGCGCACGCTCGCCGCCGGCCGCACCGATCGGGCGATGGCCGTCTTCCTCGCGAACCGGCAGCTCCACCCCGACGAGCGGTTCTGGACCTACGCCGGGCTCGCGCGGGGCTACGCCGCGTTAGGCGACCGGAAGCGCGCGATCGCGAGCTGGGAGACCGCGCTGCGCAACGTGCCGCCCGACCAGCGCGCGAACCAGCCGAACCTGGAGCGCGCGCTCGACGCGCTGAAGCGGGGGTCGTGACCGGCGGGGGGCTGGGTATCATTCGGCATGGAACTCGGCCCCCTGCTGGAGATCGTCCGCGCCCGCGCGCTGGAGATCGTCGCC
This DNA window, taken from Gemmatirosa kalamazoonensis, encodes the following:
- a CDS encoding DUF2911 domain-containing protein — translated: MRRILATLVVACTLASRGGAQERSELATPPNGDNQRAEVSQWIGLVKVTIAYHSPRVHFQGRERTGHIWGELIPYGLYDEGFGPSRAAPWRAGANESTTLTVSHDVTVGDHVLKAGTYALFLELARTGPWTWIVSSAPGWGAFQYDSSDVVLRVPAPPQDAPFTEFLTYGFDDRLPNAATAYLQWETKRVPLRIDVPNVNELYAAQMGRDLRGWPGFDYRSWQAAAQFAADHRVHLDEALVWANRAIAEPFRNAAAGRADFSTLQTKAAVLTAMGRIADADTLMDRAIRLPDTDVRAVHQYGMRTLAAGRTDRAMAVFLANRQLHPDERFWTYAGLARGYAALGDRKRAIASWETALRNVPPDQRANQPNLERALDALKRGS